A single region of the Nicotiana sylvestris chromosome 6, ASM39365v2, whole genome shotgun sequence genome encodes:
- the LOC138870752 gene encoding uncharacterized protein: MDSPEVETIFLCVHYISHIKDGSAKIHLSETHVCGKLAKWQILLSEFDIIYVTQKAVKGQALSDHLVENPINGEYEPLKTYFPDEDVSFVGEDITEAYDGWRMFFDEVTNFKGVGIGAILELETDKNFIDLIPIGIHKQPAYCAHAEEEFDGNPWFHDIKEYLKKGEYPENTTHTQKHTLRRLANHFFQSGGILYRRTPELGLL, encoded by the exons ATGGATAGCCCAGAAGTTGAGACGATATTTCTGTGcgtacactacatatctcatatcaaggatggatccgctaaaatacatctttcagaaacccatgTCTGTGGTAagttagcaaagtggcagatattgctgagtgagttcgacatcatctatgtaactcagaaggcagtcaaagggcaagcattgTCTGATCACTTGGTAGAAAATCCCATAAACGGAGAATATGAACCActgaagacgtattttcctgacgaagatgtatcatttgtaggagaagatattaccgaagcatacgacggttggaggatgttcttcgacgAAGTGACAAACTTCAAGGGAGTGGGAATTGGAGCTATCTTGGAATTAGAAACCG acaagaatttcatagATCTTATCCCAATAGGAATTCATAagcagccagcttattgtgctcatgctGAAGAAGAGTTTGATGGAaatccatggttccacgacatcaaggaatacttgaaaaagggagaatatccagagAACACTACACACACTCAGAAGCACACGCTTCGAAGATTGGCCAACCATTTCTTTCAAAGTGGAGGGATTCTGTATAGAAGGACTCCTGAATTGGGATTGTTGTGA